The genome window gccgcccaagacaattgtgattggtttaaagaaatgccaataaaccagagcacatttttttcccatcccaGAGTGCTGTTTGGACTCACCAGACCCTCTTTCGCAGCGtagtggaggaaggtctggcaaagtgagactagtgAAATATTAATGACAGCTTTTCCAGGAAATGATGGAACAAACAGCGAAACGTGCGATTAGTTTGATCAGCACAAACTGCAAAGTCTGCCTTAATGTTGACTTCCCGAATGGTGACCACACACATCCCAAgtgtacataaacacacacatcccaggtgtacacacacacacacacacacactgccaagcAAGAAGGGACTACAACATTTTGTACTTGTCTCTTCTGCATTATTAATGACAGCTGACAGGTAGCAGAGCGGACGGGTGGATACGAGATGAGCACAGTGATGTGGAATATGTGTGGCATATGTAACATTTCTGTgggtgatttttatttttattcacatgtatgtgtgatattcttatgtatgtgtgtatgtgtgtttgttgtgttatggttgtcttgctactggatgctgAAAAGTTACTTTGGGATggataaagtatctatctatctatctatctatctatctatctatctatctatatcagGATGCTGCCCAGGctgcaaaaaacacaaagggtTCGAAATGTCAAGTCAGAACTAAAGCCAAAACATTAGTGAGAACAAAGTCAAGGCAAATATTAATAGGGAAATTGGGAAATGAAGGCAATAATTTCAATCAACAAATGTTCTGGTATGATTGCAGGTGTTTATTAGTTGAATCCTGAAAGGTTTATAGTGTCAGTCCGTGTGTCACAAATGATAATACTCTATGACAAGAAGTAAAACGTTCAATGTAACATGAGGACAGAGGGATACACAGAAGGGATGGAAGAAGGATTCTGATTTTTAGAAGTACTAATACACACAGTGAAAATACTCCACTACTCCAActgaaagtcctgcattcaaaacctaaaacatgtaaacatcatagcaaaataaaatgaaaatattgttCAGTGAAACGTTCCCtctcagtgttttcctcttctATGTGATGGTTTCTTGTTTAATATTTCTGCTgcagtaatgtgtgtgttgcattttactgctgtagctGTTTAAGGTTGAGCTAATTTTAACTCCTTTATATACTGTGGGCTACTTTAAATGGgctctaagtgatgtcacaCACTTTTTAGGCAACAACATTTGTTACATCCAGGaaacatcttctcactatctgctaactgcctgtcccctgaacatactgtaaaaaacatctcctcactatctgctagctgcctgtccccagacaacacactgtaaaaaatatctcctactatctgctagctgccggtccccagaacacactgtaaaaaacatctctcactatcgctagctgcctgtccccagaacacactgtaaaaaaatctcactatatgctagctgcctgtccccgaacacactgtaaaaaacatctcactattgctagctgcctgtccccagaacacactgtaaaaacatctcactattgctagctgcctgtccccgaacacactgtaaaaaacatctcactatctgctagctgcctgtccctagaacacactgtaaaaacatgtcactactgctagctgcctgtcccctgaacacactgtaaaaacatctcctcactatctgctagctgcctgtccccagaacacacactgtaaaaaatctcactatctgctagctgcctgtccccagaacacactgtaaaaacatctcactatctgctagctgcctgtccccagaacacactgtaaaaaacatctcactatctgctagctgcctgtcccctgaacacactgtaaaaaaacacggttctctgtagacagcccagggtcgacaaacggcaacaaaaactaACTGCGCCCACCTGTGCCACAAAGCTACGCctacagtgttccagcgttgcCAATAACTGAccagaaggatttgggggtggggaggTTAGTGCGctgaagcacagaagggagggggaggggacgggatgaggaggagggaggggcgagctagtctcagttttgcttgaaaatactttgaacgtcatcaagaagtaacgtcacccaacattgcttagagcacctttaatccACAGCAATGCATCATGGTCTATAAGATCATCCTAGATTTGTAGTGTCGCTGTCCTGTGAGAACCCCGTATCTctaaaaggttttaaaactTTTCATGGTGTCAGATGTATTTCCCAGCTGATCCAAgaggctttttaaagactttatctAGATTTAGAAGGAGGAGAATGTTTTCAACACATAACAACTCATCATTCAGTtcatcacaaacattcaacatcaacacatctggagatacatgGTTTACACTGtgcaggagggggagggggaaacTGTCATCTGAAAAAGTTAAAGCTGACAGACAAATATagtgaaatgaaaaatacaatatGTACCTGTGAGATGTAAGGAAGGAGACGTACAACGTGttcataaaatggaaatactcaagtacaacCTTAATTTTGTTTGGCATGCTTAAAAGTACTTGAGAATTTCCACCACTCtgtgtctttgtatgtgtgtgtgtgtgtatgtgtgtgtgtgtgtgtgtgtgtgtgtgtgtgtgtgtgtgtgtgtgcgtgtgtgcgtgtgtgtgtgccataaatcaaatatatatttcaatCTTTAGTTTTAGGCCTGTCTGAATTTGAATTTATGTGATGCATTTTATGCTTTTGTCACATAAAATCATGTGCATGATCACATGATGATGTGATCAACAGCCTGAGCCCCCCCCATAGGTGTGACGTCACAGATTGCAGTCACATCCATGTCGTTGTTTAAATATTGACTGAACTCCATAACATCATCTTCAAAGAGTATACATGCGCATCAGGGgccggagtgtgtgtgtgtgtgtgtgtgtgtggggggggggggctttttctCAAAAGCCCAGAATCTCTTGGGGTTTTATAACAACTTTAACTTTAATCTTCTTACTTTAATTATTCCCCCTCAGTCTCTCTGATTGGATCGGCGAATCAATAGAGCAAAAGTTGTGTCACTGGGGACGCATCGCCATTCATCATTCATTGCTACATACATATTTTGCATCCTATTTCTGAATATATCTTTGTCTCCGTGTACCGACCGGCATCCGGCAGATGGCCGAACACCAAGAGCCTGCTTCTGGCTGAGGTTTCTGTCAGTTTGGAGGAAGTTTTTTCCTCGTCACCATCGCACCATGTTTCTCATAATCATAATATAAGTTATCATTTGTTGTGATAAGTTATGATTTGTCTGAGAAGTCAAATCATAATACAAGTCATGATTTAACTTCTcagtcaaatcataacagaagttatcaaATTGAATCGAATTTTGTAAACTGCAACAACTATTTTTGCAAGATTAGTAAAATGTTGTATTACTACCCTACCTATGTGACTTGTAAATAGTAACATCAGACATAAGATTTTTACCCCTTTCTTTCTGCAGCGGTAGGGAAATTGAGTCGTCCTCAACATTTGCTGTGTTCAGAATGAAGAAGACAGCTGGAGAACTTGTAGAGTCGGCTCTACAGAGGGATTCTTCTGCTTCATTGGCAGCTGTCATGgctctaaccccccccccccccccaaaaaaaaaaaaaaaaatgttgtacatCATTTTAGACATTCTATTGTCAAATGGCTTGAATTAATACAGAGCATTCCCCCTGGACCCCCTCTCTGGTTTGGGCTGAGCCCGATGCGCGTTACACAAGTGATCCAAGCGCACTGGTCTGTGgtgtttcacattaaaagaaGATGCGGTCACCACACTGCTTTACAAAACAATAATGAtgtttattcataataatattttCATGATTTGATACACAAACATTCATCTGAAACAAAATAGTTCAAGTTCAAAAGACAGTATAGTTTGGATTTGCCCAGATGAAGAATCCTATGTTCCCATAATATTGCTGTATTGACCTTACAGTGTGTATGTGGTCCGCAGGTGAGTTTATTGTGCATTGGGGAGTTACATCACAACTATGATCCTGTGGTTTTCCTACGGACTTAAAGTGGTTCTGAATATTTAACGTCATGGTTCTTTGTGGTATCCTCATCATCACGGTAACATCCTTGTGGTTTAGTGATATAATATAGCCTACTTTTAAAATATATCCAACTCTTTTTCGTAGGTTTTGGGCAGTCACCCCACCTGCTCCTCAGctgtatcataaaaaaatatgacaGTAATTACAAAGGAATCgagtgacagttttttttttctttaactccCCATCTCAACGCTACATTCAGATCCGGCGAGGCTCATAAGCACTTCAGCAGGAAAAAGTTGCAGAAAGCTCCCCGGGGACAGTCGCACATCTTGCCGATCCGAGCGCCTTTCCTCACGGCGCACTGCTCCCCGATGTCACACTGAGGGGGAACCAGAGGATTGATTCATTTCTCCCTGCTGCGACATGCATCCATACAATATCAACCAATACAGATACAGATtaatgaagattttttttaaaaacataccgTTGGGACCTGGCCAAATTTCTTTTCCCATAAAGGCAGCCGTTTAGCCTGCAGCTTTTCCAGAACTTCGTGGAGAGCTCCGAGCTGGACACGGATCaaaacaacagtaaaaaaaaaaaaaagtgcttaacGCATGTGTCTTTGTTATTGTAGCAACAGACATATAAATAGAATAAAGTGTCAGACAAGTAGCTAATTAACCGAAATGCAAAAGGATTGTAGGCTACAAATAACATACAAAGCCTACTTTTGTTATATAGCCTAATGCAATGTAGTTATAACAgttgcattttttgtttgaaattaaataacacaaatgtCAAACATCATTAACTGTACATGACGCATGTTATGTGACAAGGTGGAAATCTTAAATGCATGAATTGAGTTTGGTTTATCAATTTGAATGTGATTAGAAACTTTCACACTTGATATTCACATTCacactaaaaaaacacaacataactgatttttcttttgatttgatAAGAtactaaaactgtttttttttttgttgattgttGCGAATAGATGTAAAGTTGCAtcgtgtgtttgtttttttaatgcctGCTGCGCAGCAGAAGTGAAGTAAAGCTTACCAGCTGCTTCTCGCTGGTCAGGTTCGGACCTTTTGGGTAGAAGTCCCGCAGGGCTCTGGGGCTCAGCTCCTCTTCGGACTCGGTGTCCAAATCTTGGGCTCCAGCGGGGCtggagagcagcagcagcgcgCACAGGAGCGCGCCGCTGAGCATCCTGGAGGTGGTCTGCATGGTCCCGATGCGCGGCAGCATGTGCTCCTTTTCTCCGTCTCAAATAGTCGCTCCTCCTCGCAACAACACCTTTTTATCTGACTCCTGCCATCTGCTCGCTCCACCTTATCCTTTGANNNNNNNNNNTGTCATGCGTAAAAGCTGCCTTGGGTGAGTTGCTGgggaaaaatgtctcaaaaagtcaacaacaacaacagcagcagcaataaCACAAAGTAATGAATTACTCGTTACTTGGATGGAGAATGGAGAGCTTATTTCTATGAAGTTATGTATATTTGCAATGAGTTATAGGCTATGTGATCATGTTTAGCCTATAGGTATTAACACAACTAGGGAATTATGTTTTGGTGACTGCAAAAAGATCGTtgtcatacagtatattctgtaGTCAGAAATATAACACTTGATTAGACATCTTTATTGGCTTACAGCCTCAAGGAGCCGACTTTAAATAAGAGCAGTGATGTGTTTCAGTCACCCAGCCAGGCTGAAAGCATTGCTTTGTTTAGTATTCCATGTAGATCAGCAGTACCTTGCAATGTAGGACTTATCCATTATAACCTCAAATTGGCATTTGCAGCGTCTCCTGCATTTAAACGTGCACGGTGACTCATACAGTCCTTTTATGCTGCAAATGATCAAGAAAAACCAAACAACGCTGGCGTTCAGCCCTTGTTATTCtgtcaaagcacacacacacacacacacccatataaAAAGTCAGCTTCATCCCTTTGAAAGTTTTTGAAAGAATTCCCTTTTCATCTTTTGTGCAGGGACCAAATGGACAAACTGTTTGACCACCAGCTGTTACCAAGTTGTGAATGGACTGGAAATGGTGATTGCTTTTTTAACCACTGGATATCTCATTCATAACAAACAGGATAAGAAGAATCCCATTTTGTCGTTGTTTCACTTAACTAAGGGTACACATAAAGCCGTTTGCCCAATGACTAAACAAGTATCTCATTGTAATGTGCTTGCATGTGTAGCCTACT of Etheostoma spectabile isolate EspeVRDwgs_2016 chromosome 1, UIUC_Espe_1.0, whole genome shotgun sequence contains these proteins:
- the cart3 gene encoding cocaine- and amphetamine-regulated transcript protein-like — translated: MLPRIGTMQTTSRMLSGALLCALLLLSSPAGAQDLDTESEEELSPRALRDFYPKGPNLTSEKQLLGALHEVLEKLQAKRLPLWEKKFGQVPTCDIGEQCAVRKGARIGKMCDCPRGAFCNFFLLKCL